In Ornithorhynchus anatinus isolate Pmale09 chromosome 17, mOrnAna1.pri.v4, whole genome shotgun sequence, the following proteins share a genomic window:
- the LOC103170741 gene encoding NKG2-A/NKG2-B type II integral membrane protein-like → MSDQIFYTELKKKPWSQPQPKRPKNNKSKDSGKEKELNYVELNLHRSSQQDSKQGRLKDKEPSEEQVTYPELNKERLDLPWHGQKSKGTKGRRSAGEESVTYMDLKHHNRPQRCSPFENAHSKDSHSSLWKLISGILGILCLGLVATVTSLAFMILSNQELNNTSSSHSNTTSLNGYHSGPCPVNWVNYRNSCYLISMERKTWQDSHMICVSQNSSLLKIDSMEELVGSSFQHCLLFCPGLQVQTGDGSNGRIS, encoded by the exons ATGAGTGACCAAATCTTCTATACAGAgttgaaaaaaaaaccctggtcTCAGCCCCAACCAAAAAGACCAAAGAACAACAAGAGCAAAGattcaggaaaggagaaggaattgaACTACGTTGAGTTGAACCTGCATAGGTCTTCTCAGCAGGACAGCAAACAAGGGAGACTCAAAGACAAAG AGCCTAGTGAGGAACAGGTAACCTACCCAGAGCTGAATAAGGAAAGACTTGATCTGCCATGGCATGGCCAAAAATCAAAGGGCACAAAGGGCAGAAGATCAGCGGGTGAGGAGTCAGTGACCTACATGGACCTGAAACACCATAATCGACCTCAGCGGTGCAGCCCATTTGAGAATGCCCACAGCAAAG ATTCCCATTCTTCCCTATGGAAACTCATCTCTGGGATACTGGGGATCCTGTGTCTTGGGCTGGTGGCTACGGTGACATCTCTGGCTTTCATGA TACTGTCCAACCAGGAACTAAACAATACTTCCTCATCCCATTCCAACACAACATCTCTGAATG GATATCACTCTGGCCCATGTCCAGTCAACTGGGTGAATTATAGGAACAGCTGTTATCTTATTTCTATGGAAAGGAAAACTTGGCAAGACAGCCACATGATCTGTGTTTCTCAGAACTCCAGTCTCCTGAAGATAGACAGCATGGAAGAGCTGGTAGGTTCTTCATTCCAACATTGTCTTCTCTTTTGTCCAGGCCTGCAAGTTCAGACAGGAGATGGAAGCAATGGGAGAATTTCCTGA